The stretch of DNA GGCCGCACGGATGTAAACGGGCTGCAAGAATCCCGTGCGCTGCCGCGCCCTCAGCGATCCGTGGCGTCCCGCCGTCGTGCGTCATGGCGTGCCGTGCGGCGTGCCGCGTGGCCGAACAGCCAGACGCCGGCCACCGTGGCGAGGTACCCGGCGATGACGATCAGTGAGGTTCCGGCCCAGAAGTAACTCGTGATGCTGGCTTCCTGCCCCGGTGCGACCTTCAGCAGCGAATAGCCGGCCAGCCCGGCCGCGGCGAGGCCCAGGATCACCGGCAGCGCCACCCACCACCGTGACGCGGCCCAATGTTCCCCGTAACCGCTCCAGACGTTCCAGCGTGGCCCGGTGCGGATGATCAGCCAGCCGGCCGGGAGCATAAACGCCGCCACCACCAGGAACGCGGCCACGACGTCGGCCGGACGGTGCCACTGGTTGACGAGCGTGGACACCCCGGTGGCGACGGCGAAGCTGCCGCCCAGGAAGCCGGCCAGCGGGCGCCAGCGCGGCGAGACCATGAGGAACACCGCGGCCGCGGCCGAGGCTGCCATCGTGGTGTGGCCGGAGGGCAGGGAGTTCAGCTCCAGCGTCTCGACCCCGCGGTAGGGCCGCACCGGGACCAGGTCCTTGAGGATCTGGGTGGCCACGTTGGCGCCGACGCAGGCCGCCACCGCAATCCCGGCGGCGGCCCAGCGCCGCCGGACGATGGTGACGAAGAGGACCACGACTGTGGCGATCACCACGGACAGGGCGGGCAGCCAGTCCAGGAACCCGGTGGCGGCCTTGCCCGCCGTTCCGCTCAGCGCCACGGCTTCCACCAGCGCCGATTCGTCGATGAACTGGCCCGTGGTGGTGCGGACGAAGAAGAAGTAGGTTGCGGCGAGCGC from Arthrobacter sp. PAMC25564 encodes:
- a CDS encoding phosphatase PAP2 family protein, which produces MIFRQERTSNHPSAEYPAYPPRPSARPAPAQRHPGTATGILFLLATLGCVAALAATYFFFVRTTTGQFIDESALVEAVALSGTAGKAATGFLDWLPALSVVIATVVVLFVTIVRRRWAAAGIAVAACVGANVATQILKDLVPVRPYRGVETLELNSLPSGHTTMAASAAAAVFLMVSPRWRPLAGFLGGSFAVATGVSTLVNQWHRPADVVAAFLVVAAFMLPAGWLIIRTGPRWNVWSGYGEHWAASRWWVALPVILGLAAAGLAGYSLLKVAPGQEASITSYFWAGTSLIVIAGYLATVAGVWLFGHAARRTARHDARRRDATDR